Below is a window of Chryseobacterium arthrosphaerae DNA.
TGATCACGTATTGGGACTTCAGTGGGCTGTTGACACGTTTAAGGTTCCGGTAAGCATGCATGAGGAAGACCAGGAAGTTTTGGATATGCTTCAGGCAAGCGGAGTAAGATTCGGGATGAAAGTTGATCCTGTACAAGCAGATATTGAATATGTAAAAGAAGGTGACGAACTGGAACTGGATGGAGAGAAATTCAAAATCTATCATGTTCCGGGACATTCTCCGGGAAGTGTGGTTTATCATAATGAAAACCAGAAATTCATGATCTCAGGTGATGTCCTTTTTGAAGGCAGCATCGGAAGAACAGATCTGTATAAAGGAAACTACGAGCAACTGATCGACGGGATCAAAACCAAACTATTTGTTTTAAATGATGACACTCAGGTTTTCTCCGGTCACGGAAATCCTACTTCGATTGGATTTGAAAAGCAGTATAATCCGTTTTTCAGATAATGATTGGGTTTGACTATCTGAGAGTTTGATTTAAATTTGATATACTTCCAATAATTGAAAAGACTCCCGCAGATTGAGCAGATGACGCAGATATTTTTACGAACAGATCATCTGTATCATCCATAAAAACAGAAACCGTCAGGAAAATCCTGCCGGTTTCATTGTTTATAAAGAAATAGAGTTTAAAAATCTAAAGTGATAGAGGCTCTGGCAGCTGCACCCATAATAGGTCTTGCCATTCTGATGTTCCCAACAGAAGAGGTTGATCTTGGATCTCCTTCCGTAATCCCTATCGTATTAAAGATATTGGTTCCGTCTACAGCAAAACGGATTTTCCCAAGCTGATAAGACATTCCTGCTCCAAATTCGGTGAACGAAGGCAGAATATTATCATCCGTATTTCCTTCATTCTGGAAACGCTTGCCATAGTAATTCATACTTACATAAGCTCTCCATTCTTTGGTAATATTCACGGCTGGGGAAATATTAAAATAGAACTTCGGCATTCTTCGCACTACATTTCCATCGTAATCAAAGGTGCTTCCGTCTGCGTTTCTTCCTCTGAAATCTTTGTATTTCGGATTCTGAATTGTTCCGTTAAAAGTAACTTCAAGAATATTGTTGAACAGTCTTGTATACCCTTCAATTTCTACCCCAAGATTGGTGGTATTGGCAAATTTGTTCTCAGAAGTTCCGTCTGAAAAGACATCTGTAAATGAAAGGTTTTTCAATGTGGAATAAAACGGAATCACCGCAATATCAAATGTACGGGAATAGTATTTATATCCTACTTCAAGCTGATTGGTGGATACTGGTTTGATCTGGCTCAGATCTGCCATATTGTTGTAATATGCTTCTTCGTTAGGAGACCTGAAACCACTGGAAAAACGGGCATACACTGCATTTTCTTTATTGATCTTATAATTGGTGGCTAAAGTATAGGAAACCTTATTTACATCATAATACCAATACGTGTACTGATTTCCCAAAACAGACATATTGTCATCTGCTGTTGTGGTAGCAAAGCTGTGTGTACCGTCAATGGTCAGCCCGGAATTATTAAGATTCGCCTTTGTTGTATTCACGCCATAACCTTTATAATAATCACGGCTATAGCGGATTCCGCCGTTAAAGCTCCAGTCATCTGTGATATTATAATCTAAATTCAGGTAGACATCATTCAGACTTCCCTGGATTTGTGAATTTCTGATCAGAAAAGACATACTCGTAACACCGTTATATGTTTTGGAGTAACCATTGTCTGAAGGAGTAAGAGAGGTATCTACCAGATTCAGCAATTGTGGTCTGTCTGTAGCTGTTGTTAAAATATTACTCCAGTTCCAGTATTGGGTCGATTTCCAGTTTGATTTATAAAAACCTGCGGTCACATTTCCTTTATCAAATTTATAACTGAACTGAAGGTCATTCACAAAATTATTCATCTTTTTGTCAATAGCCCAGAACCCCAGTTCCTGAACATTGGCAGGATTCACCACTGCTCCGCCGCTCACTAATGAATACTGATAATTATTTCCGGCAATACCGCTTCGTTTCGCAAAATCACCAGCGGTATACGGAGCTCCTGCAGGGAAAATCCCTGTATAATTCATATCGATATTGGTGTAACGGGTCTTATTTAAAACTGTGAAATTACTTCCCAGGTCATATTTAAACTCCCCGCCTACAACATCCACTTTCGGATGGATCCCGTTTTCCAGGTCTCTGCTGAAAAAGCCGCCTCCGGCCTGCGGAATAGTAAGCTGCCCGATTCCTCTGTAGCTGTATGTTCCGTAATTGGCATCAAACCCTGGAAATTCTTTCAGGGTATTTCCATCCTGAAGTAAAGGGATTGGGAGATAGAATGTATTTCTGTCATCCAGCTTTTTATAATACATTTTCACATAGCCTTTATCAAAGACATATTTCAGGTTCATTCTGATCTGTCCTCCGTTATTGGCTTTAAACCCTGTTTTTCTGATTCCGTCATCCGTTCTGTAAAAACCTCCGACATTGAAAAACAGCTTATCTTTTACCAAAGCTCCACCAAGATTAAGGTCTGCGCGCATAAGTCCATAAGTACTGGTTTCAAGCTTGGCAGTTCCTTTAAAATCATTAGATCCTTCCTTTGTAATAAAATTGATAAGACCGCCGGGTGAATTATTGGCATAGATTGAACCTGAGCCTCCTCTCAAAGCTTCCAGACGGCTCACGGAATTATCTACCCGGAAGAAATTATCTGCATTGGCAAACTGAAGTGCCCCATCCTCAAAAACCGGAAGACCGTCTTCCTGTACCTGTACAAATTCATAAGCCCCGGCAGAAGGAATTCCTCTTGCAAAAAGGTTATTCCCCACTTCTCCACCTGAAGTTTCCACGGCAAAACCGGGAACTCTCTGCAGCAGGGCAGCAGCACTTATCGGATTCTGTTTCTGAATTTCTTTGGCATTAAAAGTAGAAATGGCAGTACTGGATTCTATTTTTTTCTTCGGATTGGAATTTCCGGTAATGACAATCTGATCGATAGAGGATACTTTCGCAGAATCCTGCGGAGTTTCCTGGGCATAAGCATTATTAAAATATAACGTAGCTGTTGCGGCGATTAAAAAGATTGATTTTTTTTTCATAGCCTTATTTTTTATTGTTAGTTTCAGTTTTGCTGTAATTGTAAATACACTCCATTCGTCCAACCGAATCCGTCCTGATTAGGGTATTCCCCGCCGCCTGCTATTGTTTCTGTATCTAATGCATTGTATTTTTCCATCAGTTTTCCGGTGTTTATGTAGACTCTTTCCACATTGGAACACCAGTTATTTTTAATTTTTTCTGCCAGTTCATGGAACCCGTAGTTCTTCATTGCTTTGAAGCCCAGCCACTGATAAGGTGCCCATGCATTGGGAAGATCCCACTGCTGTCCTGAGTTTTTGGTAGTGGTCACCAGCCCGCCGGGATATAAAAACTTTTCGGCAAGAGCCTGTGCTACAGCTTCGGCCTGATCCTGATCTGCAATTCCGAGGAATAAAGGGTAAAGAGCAGCAATATGTTCAGACGGGGTTGTTGTGTTTTTTTTAATATGATAATCTTTGTAAATCTTCATTCTTTCATCCCAGAAGTATTTGTTGATCATCTGTCTTCGCTTTGCTGCTCTTTCAGAAAAATATTTTTCTTTTTCAAAAAGATTCTGAAGCGCCGAGGATTTTGCCAGGGTTATTTCCAGATGCCATAAAAGGCAGTTGAGGTCAACCTGTGCAAGGTTCAGCGTTTCTATCGTCTGTATATGTTCTCCGTCTGCGAACCAACGGCTGGAAAAATCCCAACCGGATTCACAGGCGCTTCTTATATTTCTGTAGAATTCATCTCCTGAAGCTTTTTCATGATCTTCGATATCGATCAGATAACTTTCAGGGCGGGGAGCATTTTCTGCATCATAATAACGGTTCAGGATATTTCCGTCTTCCGTTCTGATGACTCTTTTAACTCCTGAATTATTTTCAGGTTCTTCTTCACCATTCATCCAGAAAGCATATTCTTTTTCCAGCGTATCATGGTATTGTATATAAATGTCTTCTTTATGGGTGGTTTCAAAAAGCAGGTCGAGCATCAGCGAAAAATAAGGGGGCTGTGACCGGCTTAAAAAATGAGTTCTGCTTGCATTCGGAACAAACCCTACATTTTGAATCAGGTAAGAACAGTTTTCAACAATGTTTTCCATCATTTCTACCCTGTCTGAGGCTTTTAATCCCAACATAATAAAATAGCTGTCCCAGTAGAAAAATTCATTGAAACGCCCTCCCGGCACTACATAAGGTTTAGGCAACTTCAAGAGGGTACCTCTTTCTTCATAAGCAGTACGGGTCAGTTCATCCCAGAGCTTTTCAATATGTTCCTTGATCGGAAGATGGTCTTCTCTTTGGATGGAAATTTTTGCGCCCAGAAAATCAAAATGAGCCAGTACAAAATCTTTCAGGTCAAAACCTTCAGCATCTTTTGCCTTTTCATAGTCTTCATTGATCTTCGCAATTGGGAATAGCGGAACCGCATCGGTCATCATTTTCTGGTCTTCAAAAATCTCAGATCTCTGAACGGCATCAAAAAGATTTTGAATTTCGCTGATGTATAGCTGATTACTCATTTTTATTGTTTAGGATTAATTTTTAATTTATTCATGAACACGGCGGCCGTGATCAGTAATGAAAGCGGAATCAGGGAAAGATAAAATGCCTGCTGCCCACTGAACTCCTGGAATACAAAACCCGTAATTACTGATCCGATGGTTCCTCCAATCGCTGAAAAAACAACGATCAGCCCGGACATGGCACTGTGTAAATATTTGGGTATTGATGCCAGAATCACTGAATTGATACTTGGATAAATAGGGGCCAGCAACCCACCCATCAAAGGAAATAAATACACTACCAGGGGAGCATTCAGCCAATTTGTTTGGGTATCAATATGAATATTGTGCGTAAGTGGTAAAACAAGAAGTAAGCTTATTGCAAAACCAATGACACAGAATGAAACCACATAGATCCAGCTGAATTTCTTAGAGAAAAATCCGGATAAAAATCTTCCCAAAGCAAAAGCACCCGCCAAAACAGCCCCTGCCTGAATACTCATTGAGGTCGGAACTTTTAAAATTTCTTTATAGAAAGTAGGTGTCCAGGTCTGAAAGCTCTGCTCTACCAGTACAAATAGGAAAGCACATAGCAAAAAGCACAATACTTTTTTGTAGCTGAACAGGCTTATACTGTTTTTCAGATCGCCCAAGAGATCCGTTTTTTCACTTTTCGCTTCTTTTTCATTCAATTCAGAAAAGAATAAAAACAAAAATGATAATGATGAAAGCCCGCCAAGCAGCCAATAAACATTCAGCCAGTGAGTAGATTTCGGATTATGATCATCAATATATAAACTGAACAGAACGTTTCCTGCCAATACCCCGATCATAAAGAACCCTTCTAAAAATCCCATAAAACTGGAATGTTCCTTATCCGTTTCCGTTACCAGACCAATGGAGGTAAAAACAGATATTTTGATCAGTGCAAAGGAAACTCCTACCATTGCAAATAATAATTTAAAGAACCAGAAATCATTGGCAAACGGCATCACAAAGCACATACCGCTTACCAGCAGCAAAGCCGTCAGCATGGAATTTTTGATCCCGATCTTCGGAAGAAATGATGCCAGAATGAAAGAACATATCGCAATCGGAAGGTCCTTGAATCCTTCCAGAACACTGGCCGAAGATTTTGAAATTCCAAAATTCTGCTGTACCTGCAGGATAACTGTTCCCACAGAATTAAGGAGAATGGCAAAGACAAAATAGTTTAAAAATAAAACGGCCTTGATGTTACTGTTTTTCATTCAGGATATTTCTTGCTGGCTAAGATATAAGCATTTGTGTTCACAATAATTTAACACAGTAAATCAATATTTGAACTATATTAATATAATTAGTATTTTTAGTAATTAAATATGATTAATTAAATGAAAGTCACTTTTGAAAGAGTAATCCCTAATGATAAAAGCTCATTCCGGACGATTCACAACAATTCCCCTATTTCGGAATTCAAATGGGAGTATCATTATCATCCCGAAATTGAGCTGGTATGCGTTGTTTCCGGAAGTGGTACCCGGCATGTGGGCTATCATAAAAGTAATTATTCCAATGGTGACCTGGTGCTGATCGGTTCCAATATTCCGCATTCGGGATTTGGCCTGAATTCTATTGATCCACATGAGGAAATCGTTCTTCAGTTTAAAGAAGAAATTCTTCAGTTCCCCGAGCAGGAAGTGGAAGCCAGATCGATCAAAAATCTACTCGAACTTTCAAAATACGGGATACATTTTCATCCCAAAGTAAAAACACACATGCTTCCCAGGCTGAAACTGATGCTTGAATCGGAAGGTTATAAAAGATATCTGCTGCTGCTTGAGATCCTTTTTGAACTTTCGAAATGTGAAGATTATGAACTTTTGAATAAAGAGATCATGCCCTATACCATTATTTCGAAAAATAAAACCCGTCTTGAGAATATTTTCACTTATGTAGAACATCATTATGATAAAGAAATAGATATTGAAGAAGTTGCAAAACTGGCCAATCTGACCTTGCCTGCTTTCTGTAATTTTTTTAAAAAGGCCACACAGATCACTTTTACTGAATTTGTGAACCGCTACCGCATCAATAAAGCATGTTTACTGATGGCTCAGGACAAATCCATTTCAGAATGCAGCTACCACTGTGGTTTTAACAATGTGACCTACTTCAACAGAATGTTTAAAAAGTATACGGGAAAGACACCTTCTGAGTTTATTAAGAATTATTCTCATAATAAGGTGAATGTAGATCTGAAGGTTGAAAAAGAGACTAAAACTAAGGTAAGTTTCTGACAGATAAGCTATACTGAGACTCCTACGGAATAAAGTATATGAATAGAGCGTACTTTCATATTCATCATACCATAGGAATCCAACCTTACAA
It encodes the following:
- a CDS encoding AraC family transcriptional regulator, which gives rise to MKVTFERVIPNDKSSFRTIHNNSPISEFKWEYHYHPEIELVCVVSGSGTRHVGYHKSNYSNGDLVLIGSNIPHSGFGLNSIDPHEEIVLQFKEEILQFPEQEVEARSIKNLLELSKYGIHFHPKVKTHMLPRLKLMLESEGYKRYLLLLEILFELSKCEDYELLNKEIMPYTIISKNKTRLENIFTYVEHHYDKEIDIEEVAKLANLTLPAFCNFFKKATQITFTEFVNRYRINKACLLMAQDKSISECSYHCGFNNVTYFNRMFKKYTGKTPSEFIKNYSHNKVNVDLKVEKETKTKVSF
- a CDS encoding MFS transporter, translating into MKNSNIKAVLFLNYFVFAILLNSVGTVILQVQQNFGISKSSASVLEGFKDLPIAICSFILASFLPKIGIKNSMLTALLLVSGMCFVMPFANDFWFFKLLFAMVGVSFALIKISVFTSIGLVTETDKEHSSFMGFLEGFFMIGVLAGNVLFSLYIDDHNPKSTHWLNVYWLLGGLSSLSFLFLFFSELNEKEAKSEKTDLLGDLKNSISLFSYKKVLCFLLCAFLFVLVEQSFQTWTPTFYKEILKVPTSMSIQAGAVLAGAFALGRFLSGFFSKKFSWIYVVSFCVIGFAISLLLVLPLTHNIHIDTQTNWLNAPLVVYLFPLMGGLLAPIYPSINSVILASIPKYLHSAMSGLIVVFSAIGGTIGSVITGFVFQEFSGQQAFYLSLIPLSLLITAAVFMNKLKINPKQ
- a CDS encoding MBL fold metallo-hydrolase: MLQIQGFVFNFASENTYIIYNENKNAWLIDPGNMNPQETQAIASFITEKDLTIRKILLTHAHIDHVLGLQWAVDTFKVPVSMHEEDQEVLDMLQASGVRFGMKVDPVQADIEYVKEGDELELDGEKFKIYHVPGHSPGSVVYHNENQKFMISGDVLFEGSIGRTDLYKGNYEQLIDGIKTKLFVLNDDTQVFSGHGNPTSIGFEKQYNPFFR
- a CDS encoding TonB-dependent receptor, with amino-acid sequence MKKKSIFLIAATATLYFNNAYAQETPQDSAKVSSIDQIVITGNSNPKKKIESSTAISTFNAKEIQKQNPISAAALLQRVPGFAVETSGGEVGNNLFARGIPSAGAYEFVQVQEDGLPVFEDGALQFANADNFFRVDNSVSRLEALRGGSGSIYANNSPGGLINFITKEGSNDFKGTAKLETSTYGLMRADLNLGGALVKDKLFFNVGGFYRTDDGIRKTGFKANNGGQIRMNLKYVFDKGYVKMYYKKLDDRNTFYLPIPLLQDGNTLKEFPGFDANYGTYSYRGIGQLTIPQAGGGFFSRDLENGIHPKVDVVGGEFKYDLGSNFTVLNKTRYTNIDMNYTGIFPAGAPYTAGDFAKRSGIAGNNYQYSLVSGGAVVNPANVQELGFWAIDKKMNNFVNDLQFSYKFDKGNVTAGFYKSNWKSTQYWNWSNILTTATDRPQLLNLVDTSLTPSDNGYSKTYNGVTSMSFLIRNSQIQGSLNDVYLNLDYNITDDWSFNGGIRYSRDYYKGYGVNTTKANLNNSGLTIDGTHSFATTTADDNMSVLGNQYTYWYYDVNKVSYTLATNYKINKENAVYARFSSGFRSPNEEAYYNNMADLSQIKPVSTNQLEVGYKYYSRTFDIAVIPFYSTLKNLSFTDVFSDGTSENKFANTTNLGVEIEGYTRLFNNILEVTFNGTIQNPKYKDFRGRNADGSTFDYDGNVVRRMPKFYFNISPAVNITKEWRAYVSMNYYGKRFQNEGNTDDNILPSFTEFGAGMSYQLGKIRFAVDGTNIFNTIGITEGDPRSTSSVGNIRMARPIMGAAARASITLDF
- a CDS encoding trehalase family glycosidase, with amino-acid sequence MSNQLYISEIQNLFDAVQRSEIFEDQKMMTDAVPLFPIAKINEDYEKAKDAEGFDLKDFVLAHFDFLGAKISIQREDHLPIKEHIEKLWDELTRTAYEERGTLLKLPKPYVVPGGRFNEFFYWDSYFIMLGLKASDRVEMMENIVENCSYLIQNVGFVPNASRTHFLSRSQPPYFSLMLDLLFETTHKEDIYIQYHDTLEKEYAFWMNGEEEPENNSGVKRVIRTEDGNILNRYYDAENAPRPESYLIDIEDHEKASGDEFYRNIRSACESGWDFSSRWFADGEHIQTIETLNLAQVDLNCLLWHLEITLAKSSALQNLFEKEKYFSERAAKRRQMINKYFWDERMKIYKDYHIKKNTTTPSEHIAALYPLFLGIADQDQAEAVAQALAEKFLYPGGLVTTTKNSGQQWDLPNAWAPYQWLGFKAMKNYGFHELAEKIKNNWCSNVERVYINTGKLMEKYNALDTETIAGGGEYPNQDGFGWTNGVYLQLQQN